The following coding sequences are from one Streptomyces venezuelae window:
- a CDS encoding EamA family transporter, with translation MRPAHICLAVLVAAVWGVNFVVIEVGLDHFPPLLFSALRFLVAALPAVFFVGRPKVAWKWIVGVGLVLGVAKFGLLFIGMDAGMPAGLSSLVLQVQAVFTGFFAFLALGERPGRVRVTGMVVALGGIAVAAVDEGETGPLTAFALLMGAAACWGASNVLTRKASPPDSLNFMVWVSTVPVLPLLALSLLFEGPSRDLDAVRSLDWQGAGIIVYVAWVTTVFGFGAWGYLLRRHPASTVAPFSLLVPVFGMSSAALVLDESVSGLRWCAAALLVGGVALASFGKASASLPLSPSGSPAATAVPVPAPAVPATVPHPRTTASRTPSTATPPSSPR, from the coding sequence ATGCGACCCGCACACATCTGTCTGGCCGTCCTCGTCGCCGCCGTATGGGGCGTCAACTTCGTCGTCATCGAAGTGGGGCTCGACCACTTCCCGCCGCTGCTGTTCTCCGCCCTCCGCTTCCTCGTCGCCGCCCTGCCCGCCGTCTTCTTCGTGGGCCGGCCGAAGGTCGCGTGGAAGTGGATCGTCGGGGTCGGGCTCGTGCTCGGCGTGGCCAAGTTCGGGCTGCTCTTCATCGGCATGGACGCCGGCATGCCGGCCGGCCTCTCGTCGCTGGTGCTGCAGGTCCAGGCTGTCTTCACCGGCTTCTTCGCGTTCCTGGCGCTGGGGGAGCGACCCGGCCGCGTACGGGTGACGGGCATGGTGGTCGCCCTCGGCGGGATCGCCGTGGCCGCCGTCGACGAGGGCGAGACCGGCCCGCTGACCGCGTTCGCGCTGCTGATGGGCGCCGCGGCCTGCTGGGGCGCCTCCAACGTCCTCACCCGTAAGGCGTCCCCGCCGGACTCCCTGAACTTCATGGTGTGGGTGAGCACGGTCCCGGTGCTGCCGCTGCTCGCCCTCTCGCTGCTCTTCGAGGGACCGTCCAGGGACCTCGACGCCGTGCGCTCCCTCGACTGGCAGGGCGCGGGCATCATCGTCTACGTCGCCTGGGTCACCACGGTCTTCGGCTTCGGCGCCTGGGGGTATCTGCTGCGCCGCCACCCCGCGTCGACGGTCGCCCCGTTCTCGCTGCTCGTCCCCGTCTTCGGCATGTCGTCGGCCGCCCTGGTCCTCGACGAGTCGGTGAGCGGCCTGCGGTGGTGCGCGGCGGCGCTGCTGGTGGGCGGGGTCGCGCTGGCCTCCTTCGGGAAGGCCTCCGCCTCGCTCCCGCTCAGCCCGAGCGGGTCACCAGCCGCGACAGCAGTTCCCGTCCCGGCCCCAGCAGTCCCGGCAACGGTGCCGCATCCTCGTACCACCGCTTCTCGTACTCCCAGCACAGCCACCCCTCCCAGCTCTCCGCGCTGA
- a CDS encoding LysR family transcriptional regulator — protein sequence MLDLGRLRALHAVSVHGTVGAAATALGYTPSAVSQQIAKLERETRTTLLERRGRGVALTEEALHLADTAQQLLAIVERAETELEERRGVPAGRLTIAAFASAARGLMPSVLADLARRHPSLDTRMTEIDPHLSIDLVAKGAVDMAVVHDWDIAPIPTPPGVEQAVIGDDFCDLVVPHDHRLAGRTAVRREELKSERWITQPPGLVCHEWLVRTLREAGCEPDIAHQAEENPTLVALVAAGLGVALIPRLGRGPIPSGAVTVPLAPVPVRRLYALWRAGASRRPAIAETVRTLQLHWAP from the coding sequence GTGCTCGATCTCGGTCGGCTCCGCGCGCTGCACGCCGTCTCCGTCCACGGCACGGTCGGCGCTGCCGCCACCGCGCTCGGTTATACCCCCTCCGCCGTCTCCCAGCAGATCGCCAAACTGGAGCGCGAGACGCGGACGACGCTGCTGGAACGGCGGGGCCGCGGGGTCGCCCTCACCGAGGAGGCGCTCCATCTCGCCGATACGGCCCAGCAGTTGCTGGCCATCGTCGAGCGCGCCGAGACGGAGCTGGAGGAGCGGCGCGGGGTGCCGGCGGGGCGGCTGACCATCGCGGCCTTCGCTTCGGCCGCGCGGGGGCTCATGCCGTCCGTCCTCGCGGACCTGGCGCGGCGTCACCCCTCGCTCGACACCCGCATGACGGAGATCGATCCGCACCTGTCCATCGACCTCGTGGCCAAGGGGGCGGTCGACATGGCCGTTGTCCACGACTGGGACATCGCGCCGATCCCGACGCCGCCGGGGGTCGAACAGGCCGTCATCGGCGACGACTTCTGCGACCTGGTCGTCCCTCACGACCACCGGCTCGCGGGGCGGACGGCCGTCCGCCGCGAGGAGCTCAAGTCCGAGCGGTGGATCACGCAGCCTCCCGGGCTCGTCTGCCACGAGTGGCTCGTCCGGACGCTTCGGGAAGCGGGCTGCGAGCCGGACATCGCCCATCAGGCGGAGGAGAACCCCACGCTGGTCGCGCTCGTCGCGGCGGGGCTCGGGGTCGCGCTCATCCCGCGCCTCGGGCGCGGGCCGATCCCGTCCGGGGCGGTCACGGTTCCCCTCGCCCCTGTGCCGGTCCGCCGCCTGTACGCGCTGTGGCGGGCGGGGGCGTCCCGGCGGCCCGCGATCGCCGAGACGGTCCGCACGCTGCAGTTGCACTGGGCTCCCTAG